In Halopseudomonas xinjiangensis, a single genomic region encodes these proteins:
- the lipA gene encoding triacylglycerol lipase, which yields MRNRIAFSLAVGLAASLASYSHQALASTYTQTRYPIVLAHGMLGFDSILGVDYWYGIPSALRRDGAKVYITEVSQLDTSEARGEQLLRQVEEIAAISGKGKVNLIGHSHGGPTARYVAAVRPDLIASVTSVGAPHKGSKTADFLRQIPEGSTGEAILAGIVNGMGALIHFLSGSPSDSPQNSLGSLESLNTQGAARFNAKFPQGLPTSACGEGAYKVRGVRYYSWSGTRPLTNVLDVSDVLMGASALTFGFEANDGLVGRCSSHLGMVIRDDYRMNHLDEVNQTFGLTSLFETSPVSVYRQHANRLKNAGL from the coding sequence ATGCGTAACAGGATCGCTTTCTCGCTGGCCGTGGGGCTCGCCGCCTCGCTCGCCAGCTACAGCCATCAGGCTCTTGCTTCAACCTACACCCAGACTCGCTATCCCATCGTGCTCGCTCACGGCATGCTCGGCTTCGACAGCATCCTGGGCGTGGATTACTGGTACGGGATACCCTCTGCGCTGCGCCGTGACGGCGCGAAGGTGTATATCACCGAAGTCAGTCAGCTCGACACGTCCGAGGCGCGTGGTGAACAGCTGCTGCGTCAGGTCGAGGAAATCGCGGCGATCAGCGGCAAAGGCAAGGTCAACCTGATCGGCCACAGCCATGGCGGGCCGACGGCACGCTATGTGGCCGCTGTTCGGCCCGACCTGATCGCCTCGGTTACCAGTGTCGGCGCGCCGCACAAGGGTTCCAAAACCGCCGACTTCCTTCGCCAGATACCCGAAGGATCAACCGGCGAGGCGATTCTCGCCGGCATCGTCAACGGCATGGGCGCGCTGATTCATTTCCTGTCGGGCAGCCCTTCCGACAGCCCGCAGAACTCGCTCGGCTCGCTCGAATCGCTGAACACCCAGGGCGCTGCCCGCTTCAATGCGAAATTTCCACAGGGGTTGCCCACCAGTGCCTGCGGCGAGGGCGCCTATAAGGTTCGCGGCGTACGCTACTACTCGTGGAGCGGTACGCGGCCGTTGACCAACGTGCTGGACGTGTCGGACGTGTTGATGGGAGCCTCCGCGCTGACCTTCGGCTTCGAGGCCAACGATGGTCTGGTCGGGCGCTGCAGTTCGCATCTGGGTATGGTCATTCGCGATGATTACCGGATGAATCACCTGGACGAGGTCAACCAGACGTTCGGGTTGACCAGCCTGTTCGAGACCAGCCCGGTTTCGGTTTACCGGCAGCATGCGAACCGGCTGAAAAACGCCGGTCTGTAA
- a CDS encoding transporter substrate-binding domain-containing protein, with amino-acid sequence MRLISCLLPLLFCLSTSLHAEPIRVGITEVPPFVMQNDAGEWEGISIDLWRQIAGNLELEYELVPMSFSDLLDGARTGSVDVAVGALTMTAEREAEFDFTHPFYQTGLAIGVPREDSPGILRSLGALLSWQFLSLVAGLALLLLLVGSLLWLVERRRNTEQFGGTPAQGIGASFWWAAVTMTTVGYGDKAPVTLAGRLIALVWMFAGLIMVASFTAAITSALTVSNLQRQINGPRDLPGFTVATVADTASAEYLTEQRIDQARFPDLTSAMRAVAADEADAVVYDRPLMQHRNRELGDQRLDILSNTFSEQLYAFALPSGSQLRGPLAQEVLRVTESAEWQSLLDRYLGRR; translated from the coding sequence ATGCGCCTGATCAGCTGCCTGCTGCCCCTGCTGTTTTGTCTGAGCACCTCCCTGCACGCTGAACCGATACGCGTCGGCATCACCGAAGTTCCTCCGTTCGTGATGCAGAACGACGCAGGCGAGTGGGAAGGGATAAGCATCGATCTGTGGCGGCAGATTGCAGGCAATCTAGAGCTGGAATATGAACTGGTGCCGATGTCCTTTTCCGATCTGCTCGATGGCGCGCGTACGGGCTCGGTCGATGTCGCCGTCGGTGCGCTTACCATGACCGCCGAACGTGAAGCCGAATTCGACTTCACCCATCCCTTCTACCAGACCGGCCTGGCCATCGGTGTGCCGCGTGAGGATTCACCCGGCATTCTGCGTAGCCTGGGCGCCCTCCTCAGCTGGCAGTTCCTCAGCCTGGTGGCAGGCCTGGCATTGCTCCTGCTGCTAGTCGGCTCGCTGCTCTGGCTGGTCGAACGCCGGCGCAATACCGAACAATTCGGCGGGACCCCGGCGCAGGGCATCGGTGCGAGTTTCTGGTGGGCTGCGGTAACCATGACCACCGTCGGCTACGGCGACAAGGCGCCGGTGACGCTCGCTGGCCGGTTGATTGCCCTGGTATGGATGTTTGCCGGCTTGATCATGGTCGCAAGCTTTACCGCAGCCATCACCTCGGCGCTTACGGTGAGCAATCTTCAACGCCAGATAAACGGACCTCGCGATCTGCCGGGTTTCACCGTGGCCACCGTCGCCGACACGGCCAGCGCCGAGTATCTGACCGAGCAACGTATCGACCAGGCTCGTTTCCCCGATCTGACTTCAGCGATGCGTGCCGTAGCCGCGGACGAAGCCGATGCGGTGGTCTACGACCGGCCGCTGATGCAGCATCGCAATCGCGAACTGGGGGATCAGCGCCTGGACATCCTCAGCAATACGTTTTCTGAACAGCTGTACGCCTTCGCTCTGCCTTCTGGCAGCCAGCTGCGCGGGCCGCTCGCCCAGGAGGTATTGCGCGTGACCGAATCGGCGGAGTGGCAATCGCTGCTCGATCGCTACCTGGGTCGACGCTGA
- a CDS encoding NfeD family protein — MLAGSLFTSFGFWLLLGLALLISEFFVPGLIALFFGVGALIVGLLTWLGFIDGLVVQLLIFSGISLVALLGLRRHCMDWFSSGSKQDDAADLDDSGLLGARVRVASDFANGVGAVQLNGAKWDAESDEPLKIGDAAWVVDHRGIVLTVSGQKPANKGQKDKGA, encoded by the coding sequence ATGCTCGCCGGCAGTCTGTTCACCAGTTTCGGATTTTGGCTCCTGCTGGGCCTTGCCCTGCTTATCTCTGAGTTTTTCGTGCCTGGGCTGATTGCCCTGTTCTTCGGCGTCGGCGCGCTGATCGTCGGGCTGCTGACCTGGCTGGGATTCATCGATGGTCTGGTCGTGCAGCTGCTGATCTTCTCGGGGATCAGCCTGGTGGCGCTGCTAGGCCTTCGTCGACATTGCATGGACTGGTTTTCCAGCGGCTCGAAGCAGGACGATGCCGCTGATCTGGACGACTCCGGCCTGCTTGGCGCCCGGGTGCGGGTTGCCAGCGACTTCGCCAACGGCGTTGGTGCAGTGCAACTCAACGGGGCCAAGTGGGACGCCGAATCCGACGAGCCACTCAAGATCGGCGACGCCGCCTGGGTCGTCGATCATCGCGGTATCGTCCTGACCGTCAGCGGCCAGAAACCGGCCAATAAAGGCCAAAAAGATAAAGGAGCATGA
- a CDS encoding SPFH domain-containing protein — protein MEIATIVSLAVLVLVIVTIAKTAQIVPQRSAYVVERLGKYTKTLDAGFHLLIPFVDRIAYRHTLKEEAIDVDRQACVTKDNIQVVVNGVIYLQVVDPKAASYGINDYRYAAMQLAQTTLRSVVGKIDLDKTFEERETINIQVVQALDEAARPWGVKVMRYEIADIELPATILDALEKQMRAERERRAVVAQSEGERQAKINVSEGQKQETINLSEAEKQRQINEAEGRARQIELIALATAEGLRQVAEAINTPGGKDAVGLRVAEQYVEEFGKLAKTNNTMILPAELTNIGSAVAAITKTMEQVNRP, from the coding sequence ATGGAAATCGCAACCATCGTTTCGCTGGCTGTCCTGGTATTGGTGATCGTCACCATCGCCAAGACCGCACAGATCGTCCCGCAGCGTTCGGCCTATGTGGTCGAGCGGCTGGGCAAATACACCAAGACCCTGGATGCAGGCTTCCATCTGCTGATTCCGTTCGTTGATCGCATCGCCTATCGGCATACGCTCAAGGAAGAGGCGATCGACGTCGACCGCCAGGCGTGCGTGACCAAGGACAACATCCAGGTCGTGGTCAACGGTGTGATCTATCTGCAGGTGGTCGATCCCAAGGCCGCCAGCTACGGCATCAACGACTACCGCTACGCGGCCATGCAGCTGGCACAGACCACGCTGCGCTCGGTAGTCGGCAAGATCGACCTGGACAAGACCTTCGAAGAGCGCGAGACCATCAACATTCAGGTCGTGCAGGCGCTGGACGAGGCGGCCCGGCCATGGGGCGTGAAGGTCATGCGTTACGAGATCGCCGACATCGAACTGCCGGCAACCATCCTCGATGCGCTGGAAAAGCAGATGCGTGCCGAGCGGGAGCGCCGCGCGGTGGTCGCGCAGTCCGAAGGTGAGCGCCAGGCGAAGATCAACGTTTCCGAAGGCCAGAAGCAGGAAACCATCAACCTGTCCGAAGCCGAAAAGCAGCGTCAGATCAACGAGGCCGAAGGGCGTGCCCGTCAGATCGAGCTGATCGCGCTGGCCACCGCGGAGGGTCTGCGTCAGGTCGCCGAGGCGATTAACACCCCCGGCGGCAAGGACGCGGTTGGCCTGCGTGTGGCCGAGCAGTATGTCGAGGAGTTCGGCAAGCTGGCCAAGACCAACAACACCATGATCCTGCCAGCGGAGCTGACCAATATCGGCTCGGCCGTCGCTGCCATCACCAAGACCATGGAACAGGTCAACCGGCCCTGA